Proteins from a single region of Xenopus laevis strain J_2021 chromosome 9_10S, Xenopus_laevis_v10.1, whole genome shotgun sequence:
- the LOC108702978 gene encoding uncharacterized protein LOC108702978, translating into MLHDAREIEAAGIGSNSVPSARKSARRKSQQRKARTAHKAPNVEEPRMTRQMTEKEQREGEPSHNLVHNISTHVLTPMEHRVINKGLTFVPVHNAGLFNLQIDLFKFMRNLRLKMWFHDKRTVTKPDAIVHVPHNLKKRSVFDPPIENNALNMFQGLVNKECNSIWSRPHTNRVYRNFSKAEKMAVKSLRSNNSIIIKKADKGGATVIMDKIQYVSEAEKQLGDGISYEVLDSDPTWQTKRVIDSVLHEAEIEGVINTDLKNALTVEFPRTPVFYLLPKIHKDPLNPPGRPIVSGSGSLLQPLAILVDNYLQPIVQGLPTCLKDTTDFLNRINHIYIPENEVVYLCTMDVASLYTCIPHDEGLESVRHHLSRKHLDDPQLVSLICSLLELVLTRNYFRFDKKFFLQKQGTSMGANMAPTYANIFMYDLEEKIILQNAIFSTHIFWYSRFVDDIFFVWRGPEGKLSQFIEYINMVHPTIKFVLHKDTTRIEFLDVSIYRESNVLSTMLYRKPVEKNNMLLYNSFHPPGTTEGLPKSQIMRCKRITSDTYIYEQMSENVIDTFRERGYPEKLLKESKRQIDRISRTDLLKCNKKESVTNRIPFVTTYDCHSKEVRRVIRKYWPIVMNDPGTSKVFTDYPLFAYRRGKNLGDQLVHSDMNPNHSKTTQRFLGKPLMGTFPCLSCQNCNAIIKGAAVSHPTSGIQIKIRGYHTCMSTNVIYLLKCPCGLAYVGKTNRMVRVRINEHRSAIRNVNVKPTSVSRHWAECNHTISQLRWMVLEEIATKSGNTDQKLLQRETYWIWKLNTLAPRGLNEAMNYTCFYELCCLICALRFLQ; encoded by the coding sequence ATGTTGCATGACGCCAGGGAGATCGAGGCAGCAGGGATAGGGTCCAATTCAGTGCCATCAGCACGGAAATCAGCCAGGCGTAAGTCACAGCAGCGCAAGGCTCGTACAGCTCACAAGGCTCCCAATGTGGAAGAACCCAGGATGACACGCCAGATGACCGAAAAAGAGCAGAGAGAAGGTGAGCCTAGTCATAATCTTGTTCATAATATTTCCACACATGTACTTACGCCTATGGAACACCGGGTCATCAATAAAGGCTTGACTTTTGTACCTGTACATAATGCAGGCTTATTTAACTTACAAATTGACTTATTCAAATTTATGAGAAACTTAAGACTGAAAATGTGGTTCCATGACAAGAGAACTGTGACTAAGCCTGATGCCATTGTCCATGTACCACATAATCTTAAGAAAAGGAGTGTTTTTGACCCTCCAATTGAAAACAATGCACTTAATATGTTTCAAGGTTTGGTGAACAAAGAATGTAATTCCATATGGTCTAGACCCCATACAAACAGAGTATATCGCAATTTTTCTAAGGCCGAAAAAATGGCAGTCAAAAGCCTTCGTAGTAATAATTCCATTATTATTAAGAAGGCGGATAAAGGGGGAGCCACGGTCATTATGGATAAAATCCAATATGTAAGTGAAGCTGAGAAACAATTGGGGGATGGCATATCTTATGAGGTATTGGATAGTGATCCTACATGGCAGACTAAAAGAGTAATTGATTCTGTATTGCATGAAGCAGAAATTGAGGGGGTCATTAATACTGATTTGAAGAATGCCCTTACAGTGGAATTTCCACGGACACCCGTTTTTTATCTGCTTCCCAAAATACATAAGGATCCCCTGAATCCACCTGGGAGACCCATTGTATCAGGGAGTGGGTCATTACTACAGCCACTGGCCATATTGGTAGATAACTATCTGCAACCCATTGTACAGGGTTTACCTACATGTCTCAAGGATACAACTGATTTCCTAAATAGAATCAACCATATTTATATTCCTGAAAATGAAGTGGTATACCTGTGTACAATGGATGTGGCCAGCTTGTATACATGCATACCGCATGATGAGGGGTTGGAAAGTGTACGTCATCATCTTTCAAGGAAACATCTTGATGACCCCCAGTTAGTTTCACTAATCTGTTCATTACTAGAATTGGTCCTTACTAGAAATTACTTCCGTTTTGATAAGAAATTTTTCTTACAGAAACAAGGGACCAGTATGGGGGCAAATATGGCACCTACGTATGCTAATATCTTCATGTACGATTtggaagagaaaataattttacagAATGCCATATTTTCAACCCATATTTTCTGGTACAGTCGATTTGTGGACGATATTTTTTTCGTATGGCGAGGCCCTGAGGGTAAACTTTCACAGTTCATTGAATACATCAATATGGTGCATCCTACTATTAAATTTGTATTGCATAAGGACACCACACGTATCGAATTTCTTGATGTATCAATATACCGTGAATCTAATGTATTATCCACCATGTTATATAGAAAACCAGTGGAGAAAAATAACATGTTATTATATAACAGTTTTCACCCACCAGGAACAACAGAGGGTTTACCAAAGAGCCAAATAATGCGGTGTAAACGCATTACCTCCGatacatatatttatgaacaAATGAGTGAAAATGTTATAGATACCTTTAGAGAACGTGGGTATCCTGAAAAACTGTTGAAAGAATCAAAGAGGCAAATTGATCGGATTTCAcgaactgatttattaaaatgtaacaaaaaggaAAGTGTAACCAATAGAATCCCTTTTGTGACGACCTATGACTGCCATTCGAAGGAGGTACGGAGGGTCATTAGAAAATATTGGCCAATTGTAATGAATGACCCAGGCACCTCAAAGGTGTTCACTGATTATCCTCTATTTGCATATAGACGGGGGAAAAATTTGGGTGACCAATTGGTACACAGTGATATGAACCCTAATCACTCAAAGACCACCCAAAGATTCTTGGGCAAACCATTAATGGGAACGTTTCCATGTCTCTCTTGCCAAAATTGCAATGCCATTATAAAAGGGGCTGCTGTTTCACATCCCACCTCAGGGATACAGATTAAAATCAGAGGATACCACACTTGTATGTCCACCAATGTCATTTACCTATTGAAGTGCCCGTGTGGGTTAGCCTACGTGGGCAAAACTAATAGGATGGTAAGAGTACGAATCAATGAACATAGGAGTGCTATACGGAATGTTAATGTCAAACCCACATCTGTTAGTCGACATTGGGCCGAATGTAACCACAC